A genomic window from Nicotiana sylvestris chromosome 11, ASM39365v2, whole genome shotgun sequence includes:
- the LOC138881480 gene encoding uncharacterized protein, whose product MNPSKICILGSSLSSMSFTLLVKSLVYYQFLGKQVNAITEANDLQELTVDELVSNLKTYEMKKKNKHNERRDTNREKNLVLKTDNNDSSGEDGDMAYLTRRFQKMVHRNGVIPKRRSSSEPKNYNLCHKCGKPGHFIKDFPLLKQD is encoded by the coding sequence ATGAATCCATCTAAGATATGCATACTCGGTTCATCTCTATCATCAATGAGCTTCACTCTCCTAGTGAAATCCTTAGTGTACTACCAGTTCTTGGGAAAACAAGTGAACGCGATTACAGAGGCGAATGACTTGCAGGAGCTAACCGTTGATGAGCTTGTTAGCAATTTGAAAACatatgaaatgaagaagaagaataagcaTAATGAAAGAAGAGATACCAATAGGGAGAAAAACCTGGTCCTCAAGACGGACAATAATGACTCAAGTGGTGAGGATGGTGATATGGCTTACTTGACAAGAAGATTCCAGAAGATGGTTCACAGGAATGGAGTCATTCCAAAAAGGAGAAGTTCTAGCGAGCCAAAAAATTATAACCTCTGTCATAAATGTGGCAAGCCAGGACACTTCATCAAGGATTTCCCTCTCCTAAAGCAAGATTAG